The following is a genomic window from Shewanella avicenniae.
CCACAATGCTATACATTGACGCAAAGCTATTAATTGTCCGACACCACAATTAATCATCACAACTACAATAATCGAGACACATTTTTCATGACTGTTGGCGCAAAAGGATTGATTCGCACAGGCTTGATTTCTATCGGATTACTCGCTGCTCAGAGCGGTGATCCAGCTCAAGCGGTATCATTGAGTATTCCCCCATTAATGACTGCACCCGAGATGCTGATGCAGCTTAACCAACAACTTATCCTCAGCAAGAATGCCCCACGAAGACTCAATGCTTGGTGCAAAAATGTGTTGGGCGATCAGCAAGGAATTCGCGTCAGCCAAACCAATGGCGCAGCACCACAACCCAGTGCCGAAATTCGACAACTGCTGCAGGTAACCTATGACACTGAACTGAGTTATCTCAAGTTAAGTTATCAGTGCAATCGCCAAGTGGTGGCAGTTTATGAACATTGGTATGTACCGAGTCTGGTACCGCCAGAGCTAAAAGATAACCTGCAACAAGCCGACCTCCAGCTCGGTGCCCAACTCCGCCAGCTGGGGTTCTATCGGCAGAGCTTGAGTAATCGCCCATTATGGCCAGAGACAGGCGCCCTACCAATCTTTGTGCTGCAACATCAAGCCTTGTGGTATCGCAGCGACAAAACCCCATTTAGTGCCGTGACCGAACATTACACCCGGCAGTTACTGCCGTTGGCACAACAGGGGCAACATTCGCCCTACTGAAAAAGGCGCCACTGGCGCCTTTTTTATGGATATTTGAGTAAAGATGTCCGCGATTAGTTACCGGCGATCTTCATTTCATCGAGCAAAATGGCGCCGGTACGAATTGAAGAGCGCAACTCGCGATCACTGCTGACCGCCACCATATTGCGGTACATATCTTTCAGATTACTGGCAATGGTGATCTCTTCAACGGGATAGAGGATTTCACCGTTTTCGACGTAAAAACCTGCCGCGCCGCGCGAGTAATCACCGGTCACTGCGTTAACGCCTTGCCCCATCACTTCAGTGACTAATAAGCCAGTGCCCATCTGTGTTAACAGTTGTTCCAAGGTTTTACCGCTGTCGGACACAGTCCAGTTGTAAATACCGCCAGCATGACCGGTATTCTTCATACCGAGTTTACGCGCCGAGTAACTGGTCAACAGATAGGTTTGCAGCACACCATCGGTGATGATGGCGCGGTCTTGAGTCGCCACCCCTTCACTATCGTACATGGCGCTGGCCAAGCCGCCGCGTAAGTGCGGTTGCTCTTGAATACTGAACCATTCAGGGAATAGCTGTTGATTGAGCGAATCCTGCAAGAAGCTGGATTTGCGATACAAACTTGAACCGCTGATCGCGCCAACAAAGTGCCCCAGCAAACCCGTGGCCAACTCTGGTGCAAAAATCACCGGCAGTTTGCCAGTAGGTAATTTACGCGCGCCAAGTCGATTAATGGTTTTCTTCGCGGCACTGCGGCCAATCTCAGCGGCAGACAACAGCTGCTCATATTGGCGCGCCACAGCGTAATCATAATCACGCTGCATATCGCCCGCTTCATCGCTGCCAATGACCACACAGCTCAAGCTGTAACGGCTGCTGCAGTAACCGTGCAAAAAACCGTGGCTATTGCCATACACTTTAATACTGCTGTGCGAATTCGCCGTTGCGCCATCGGAGTTGGTCACCCGCGGATCAAATGCCAGCGCAGCGGTTTCGGCTTCAATGGCTAATTCAGCCAACTCTTCAGCGGTACTATGGCGTGGGTGGTACAGATCTAAATCGGGGAATTCGGTCGCCATCAACTCGGCGTCAGCTAACCCTGCAGCAGGGTCTTGACTGGTATAACGCGCAATGCCATCGGCGGCTTTTACTGCTTGGCGAATCGCTTCAGGAGAGAGATCTGAAGTTGAGGAGTTGCCCTTGTGCCCATCCCGGTAGACGGTGATCCCCAAGGCACCATCTTTATTAAATTCAACCGTTTCCACCTCTTTTAAACGACAAGAAACACTCAAACCTTGCTGTTTACTGATGGCAACTTCGGCGGCACTGCTGCCTAAACTGCGGGCATATTCAAGTGCTGTGGCTACCGCATCTTGCAGTGCCGACAGCTCGGAATCGATGAATGGAACTGACACTATGCAACTCACTCAAGAAAATTATGCCGTTAAGCATAACAAACCCGCGCTGAGTTCTCATATACAAAACTGACGAAAGCGAATGAAAATCGGCGCCGATGCAGACGAAATCGCTTTGTAATGCTACAATCTGCGCGATTTCACAGGAAACCAGAGTTATGAAGATCGTCGACGATTCCGAGCTGTTAAAACAACCCTATGACCACGATGGCGAGTATGTTAGTAAGTCCGCATTAAAACGCGAAAGTACTGCTGCTCAAGACCTAGGTGCGCAGTTACTGACACTTAGCAAAAGCCAGCTAGACCGTATCACCCTTGATGATTCGCTGCTGGATGCGTTGGCGTTGGCTAAAAAAATCAAGCCGAATACTGATGCTCACCGCCGTCAGGTGCAGTATATCGGCCGTTTGATGCGTAATATTGATATTGAGCCGATTAAAGCCTCACTAGACAAGATCATGAACCGTAAAAATCAGGTGGCTGCGCAAGTGCAGTTGACTGAGAAATTACGCGACAGACTGTTAGCGGAAGGTGATGCTGCGGTGCAAGAATTGGTTGAACAATACCCATCATTGGATCGCCAAAAATTGCGCCAAATGCTGCGTCAAGCCAGCAAAGAGTTGACCAAAGTGGAGCTGAGCCAATCAGCCGCAGCCAGCAACTTGTTTAAATATCTGTTGGCAGAAACCTCAGCGTAATTTTCGGATTTCGGCTAACAAGAAACGCCATCGGCTCACTGCTGATGGCGTTTTTTTATGGCAAATGGATAGCATCGGCCAACGCGAGTTGCCGACGACGTACACCCCACACAGCTAATAGCAGATACCCCAACGCCAAACCCCATAACTGCAACCACTGCGGCATGATTTGGCTCCAATCCGCGCCCATCTGATTTAGTTGCAACATCGCCATCATGCCCGGAATGGCAGGCACCAGTTGCGAAAGCCAAATCAACGGCTCAGGGATTAGCGTCAGTGGCCACACAAAGCCGCCCACAAATAGGATTGGCATCGAGGTTAACAGCATCACTTGGGTGGGCAAATCACGCCGATTGAACAAGGTGCTGAGTGCCATGCCCGCCGCTGCGGTGGCCAGCAAAAATGGTAGCATCAGCAGTAATACTTGCCCAAGGGACGCCAAACGCCCGACATCGTAACCGTAGAAGCACCAGCCGACATAGAAAGCACTGAAAAAAGCATACAGCAGTGTGAAGGACGCGATGCGTAAGCACACAGTGGTTAACGGCGAAAACTGCTGCCAGTAACCTGTTTGACGCCATTGCCCAGCGCCCAAGATCCCCATACCGATCAGCAGGGTTTGGTGCAGGATCAGCAAAAACAACCCTGGCACCACATAGCCGGGATAACCCAAGCCAGCATTAAATACCGCCACTTCATTCAAGGCTATTGGTGCAACCTGCTTCGCCGCAGCAGCAGGTAGAATGCCGTTGGCCAACAACCCTTGCAGCTGCAACTTGCCGCTAATATCGAGCCCGGCTTCGGTTAAGCCCCGCACCACCGCCGAATAGATCAGAAAGTAGCTGGCATCTCCGGCAAAACCTAGGGTGACTTGCTGACCGCGTAAAAGATCGCGTCGAAAGCCTTCGGGGATCAGCAACAGCCCTTTGGCCTGATCACGGTCGATCATTGTCTGCGCTTCCGCCACTGAGCCCGCTCGCGCGATAATAGCTACTTGTGAGTTGGCATCGGCATAGCGGATCATCTGCCGCGATAACGATGAGTTATCGAGATCAACCACCACCACAGCTTGGTCAGTGGCCACTTGATGAATATAGGGCAACGGATAGAGCACTGAGTAAAACAGCACACCGCCAAACAAGGTCAAGGCGATAGCACGATCGCGCACAATCGCCAGTAGATCAGTGACTATCCAACCCCAGTAACTCATGGCGCCACCTCGGTTACCATCAATGCCGGGTTGGGGCGGCGTTTATAAGCCAACAAAAGTGCTGGGATCAACAGCAGTAAAAAACCCGCCATCCCCGCGCAGTGTTGCCACATCAAGGGCACATTGCCATAACTGACGAGGCTGATCTGCGCTTCCATGTAATGGCTTGATGGCATCAATTGACGCCATAGTTTAGCGATCGTCGGCATTTCGGAGGTAGGAAAGGTAATCCCCATATAGGCAAAGGCTGGGGCAAACAACGCGGTCGAAAAGCTGATCACCCGCGCACTATCGGCCAGTAAAAAGAAGATGGTCATCACCCACAAACCAACTGCAAGTAACAAACACAACTGCACCGGCAGCAACCATAACAGCTGCGCGGCAGGTAAGCCGAGATAGCCATAAAGCAGCGCTAACATAAATTGACCATGCAGCAACAAGATGGGCAAATAGAGCGCCAATTTGGCACCGATAAGCTTCAACCAACCAATTTGATAGCTTTGTTGCCAATGGCTTGGAGTTAGTTCGCGATTGAGGGCATTGGCAAAGATCAACATCGCCAGCAGTTGCCATAAAGCCACCAAAATCGGCGGCACTAAAAAGCCAACGTAGTTGGTATTGCGATTAAACAGTGCGGTGGTTTGAGTCGTGACGGGGGCAATGTGGGTAGTCACTAACTTCGCTGGAACGCCATGAGCAAGCAGCGACTGCCGTGACAAATGCTGTAAGCCGTCCGCCAGCGCTAAACTGATTTGCGACGATAATAGCTTACCCACCAACAGAAATTGGCCGGTGTAACGAATATCAATTTGCGGCTGTTGCCCCAGTAGCAACTCACGGCGTAAACCATTGGGCAGTGTGACCATGGCAAACACCTCACCTTGGCGCATTGCCGCCACGGCGTCAGCGTGATTGGTGTAGCTAATTACCTGATTTACCGGGCTGGCGTCTAACGAACGGCTCAGCATTCGGCTAACGCTGGAGTTATCCTGATCCACCAATGCCACCGGCAATTGCCGCGGCAGTCCCGAAGAAAATAGCCACCACAGCATTAGAAAGCCGAGCAGCGGAATATAACTGATTAATGCCAGCTGCCAGTTGTCCTGCTTAAGTAAGCGAAGCTCACGCCGCAGCAGCGCCAACATTAGTCCATCTCCTCCAGCAGCACCGTCATTCCAGCGCGAAGATCCGCAATCGGCGTGGTAGGCCGTAGCTCGACCTCAAAGGTGCGCAGATCAAAATCATGGCCGCTTTCGGTAGCACGCCAAGTAGCAAAATCGCCCAGCGCACTGATATAACTCACTTTAAATTCAAATGACTTGCCCAATGCGGGAATGCGTAGTTGCTTAATATCACCTTGATGGAACTGCTTTAGCGCATCTTCGCGGACTTGAAAGATGGCCCAGCTATCTTGCATATCAATCAAGCTCACTACCGGAAAACCGCTACCAGCCAGCTCTCCCGGCTGCAATAACACTTCGGTAATTTCACCAGATTTTGGTGCACGCATCTGACTATCGGCCAGTACCGCATTCACCTCTTGCACAGCGCCCTCGGCGCGTTTGGCATTCCCAGCAGCAGCAACTTTTTGTTCGCTACGGGCGCCCTCTTGTGCCATATCAAACATCGCTTTCGCTGCTTGTTCGGTATATTTGGCCGCTTGCCATTGGGTATAGGCTTCATCGCGTTTCTGGCGTGCGACCACCCCATCATGGTGAAGGTTTTCCACACGGTCATAAGTGGTTTTCGCCAGCTCAGCAGCCGCTTTGGCTTTGAGCCACTGCTCGCGGGCTGCGGCAATTTGTTGCTTACGGGCACCGTTGTCTGCCTCTTGCTGCAAGGCTTGCGCCGATTGCAGTGCGCCACTGGCTTGCAGCAACTTGGCATTGAGTTCAGGACTATCAATAGCAAACAGCAGATCACCTG
Proteins encoded in this region:
- the pmbA gene encoding metalloprotease PmbA, translated to MSVPFIDSELSALQDAVATALEYARSLGSSAAEVAISKQQGLSVSCRLKEVETVEFNKDGALGITVYRDGHKGNSSTSDLSPEAIRQAVKAADGIARYTSQDPAAGLADAELMATEFPDLDLYHPRHSTAEELAELAIEAETAALAFDPRVTNSDGATANSHSSIKVYGNSHGFLHGYCSSRYSLSCVVIGSDEAGDMQRDYDYAVARQYEQLLSAAEIGRSAAKKTINRLGARKLPTGKLPVIFAPELATGLLGHFVGAISGSSLYRKSSFLQDSLNQQLFPEWFSIQEQPHLRGGLASAMYDSEGVATQDRAIITDGVLQTYLLTSYSARKLGMKNTGHAGGIYNWTVSDSGKTLEQLLTQMGTGLLVTEVMGQGVNAVTGDYSRGAAGFYVENGEILYPVEEITIASNLKDMYRNMVAVSSDRELRSSIRTGAILLDEMKIAGN
- the yjgA gene encoding ribosome biogenesis factor YjgA; translation: MKIVDDSELLKQPYDHDGEYVSKSALKRESTAAQDLGAQLLTLSKSQLDRITLDDSLLDALALAKKIKPNTDAHRRQVQYIGRLMRNIDIEPIKASLDKIMNRKNQVAAQVQLTEKLRDRLLAEGDAAVQELVEQYPSLDRQKLRQMLRQASKELTKVELSQSAAASNLFKYLLAETSA
- a CDS encoding ABC transporter permease, yielding MSYWGWIVTDLLAIVRDRAIALTLFGGVLFYSVLYPLPYIHQVATDQAVVVVDLDNSSLSRQMIRYADANSQVAIIARAGSVAEAQTMIDRDQAKGLLLIPEGFRRDLLRGQQVTLGFAGDASYFLIYSAVVRGLTEAGLDISGKLQLQGLLANGILPAAAAKQVAPIALNEVAVFNAGLGYPGYVVPGLFLLILHQTLLIGMGILGAGQWRQTGYWQQFSPLTTVCLRIASFTLLYAFFSAFYVGWCFYGYDVGRLASLGQVLLLMLPFLLATAAAGMALSTLFNRRDLPTQVMLLTSMPILFVGGFVWPLTLIPEPLIWLSQLVPAIPGMMAMLQLNQMGADWSQIMPQWLQLWGLALGYLLLAVWGVRRRQLALADAIHLP
- a CDS encoding ABC transporter permease; translation: MLALLRRELRLLKQDNWQLALISYIPLLGFLMLWWLFSSGLPRQLPVALVDQDNSSVSRMLSRSLDASPVNQVISYTNHADAVAAMRQGEVFAMVTLPNGLRRELLLGQQPQIDIRYTGQFLLVGKLLSSQISLALADGLQHLSRQSLLAHGVPAKLVTTHIAPVTTQTTALFNRNTNYVGFLVPPILVALWQLLAMLIFANALNRELTPSHWQQSYQIGWLKLIGAKLALYLPILLLHGQFMLALLYGYLGLPAAQLLWLLPVQLCLLLAVGLWVMTIFFLLADSARVISFSTALFAPAFAYMGITFPTSEMPTIAKLWRQLMPSSHYMEAQISLVSYGNVPLMWQHCAGMAGFLLLLIPALLLAYKRRPNPALMVTEVAP
- a CDS encoding HlyD family secretion protein, with the protein product MRANSVLATVALGGIAAALIYGLVLAYTPTPQPLQGQMEAREYNVSSKVAGRVEQVMVRRGDSVQAGDLLFAIDSPELNAKLLQASGALQSAQALQQEADNGARKQQIAAAREQWLKAKAAAELAKTTYDRVENLHHDGVVARQKRDEAYTQWQAAKYTEQAAKAMFDMAQEGARSEQKVAAAGNAKRAEGAVQEVNAVLADSQMRAPKSGEITEVLLQPGELAGSGFPVVSLIDMQDSWAIFQVREDALKQFHQGDIKQLRIPALGKSFEFKVSYISALGDFATWRATESGHDFDLRTFEVELRPTTPIADLRAGMTVLLEEMD